In Malus sylvestris chromosome 2, drMalSylv7.2, whole genome shotgun sequence, the genomic stretch GCACCATATTTTGCTGCACTCTTGCACCAGATGTCGACACCTACAACACATTAGGTCTCAAATTCCCACCACACAAACATTGCCACCTGGGTAAATATTCACATAAATCATAATTCCACGTCACCTGCTACATAATATAAAGAAGATTAAATAAAAGGACTATCTACAAAGAGTGTTTACATTGCCCCCCCTTTTTGTCGgacaaacaaacacacatccaaaaaccaacagtttttcaagtctttttcttttccctccaACAACTCCAATTGCTCTTTCCCTCCTTCCAACCCAAGCAAAAACCGCGCATAAACTGTCGTTTGAAAAACAACCAGCAACGGCTATGTGATTCACCAACGACTTTTTAAACATCCTTAACATTTTATGTGTGTTGTTTGTCCAACATCTCAGGAAAATCCATGTCTTCTACTACCAACCAACCAAATCTAAATCTAAGCTCTCTATGAGGTTTTCTCTGTTTTTCCAAACTAAGACAACAAAAGACCCATCAACAAAGGCATTAAATACCGTCACCAGATTGATTACCGACTCTCTGTCAACGATGCTTCTTCGAAGACTTGCTGTACTCAACCACATCGTCATCTTCCTCGTCGTCCTCTCCATTGTCATCTGAATCCGCATCTCCGCCTCTCTTGCGCTTAGGTTGTGATGATGAGGAGGGGGGTAGCACCTGAACTTtgtcatcttcttcatcttccacTTCTTCCTCTACACCATCTCCTTCATCGTTTCCAGGGTCCATGTCACTGCCGCCAGCATCTTCTTCCTCAGCTTGTGCTACTGGTTGAACCAAGTAACCCGCACCATAGTCCTCTTCCTGCGATCCAATCACATTTCTGTAAGTTGATGAATTAAGATGCAAAGCAAAAGACGGCCAAATACCCATGGATCTACAACATCAAACTTCTAACAGAATCAAATCtgaaactaaatcaaataacaGCACTAATCACAACTTTTCTTACAAATTCGCAGGCAGGACTGATAAGAACCACACACCAAATATTAGACTTATGACCGAAGGAGCAGAAACATAACTACTCTTATAAACAATACTTAAATTCATGTAACCTGACATAGGAGGAAAATTGACAGCCAAATCAACAGATATAGGTCTGGCACACCAGCAATAACAAAAGAATATTAGACCTTATTAATGACTTATTTGCCAACTTCAAAGCCATGATTGAAGTGCAGTCAATAAATAAACTtcacaaaaattcaaataaaacaaCAGAAATAAACCTGAAAAAGGCCTTCAAAATTTAGTGTCCACAAGATATAAAATCATGAAATCAGTtggaaaattcaaaacaaagaaattacaCATTAAAACACGCAGTCCATCAGTCCCGGCATAACACAACACATTCGAAAAGGtacaaaataatgtttttataaccaaagaaataaaatattatagCAATAACACAAAATAAAAGTGCGAGACTTAAAAGGCATATTCTACCATTTAATCCTCTAAGACACTTTAACAGATGTTTTCCAATTTTATTACTACACAAAAGTTGTCGTAACTCTGAAATAAATACAGTTACCTACGAGTAAGGCAAAACGGCCTAAAATATAGGTTTGAAACATTCCCAGCATGCTATGTACCACATGTCACCACACAAAAGCACACAATAACACAAACATTCTCTCATACAACTGGAGCAGACACTCAAAAAGAAGCATCTTCGTAAACCTACAAGAAAACTAGTTACGACAATACCAATCGAAAAACACACAGATGTATGcagaaaatcaatttcaacCCATATGCACAAGATGCTCATATCATAATTAGAACATCAGCCATTTTCCTCCTCTCCTGTGATCTAAAAGAACATCAGCCGTAAACGGTTAAACAATAAGCAAATAAAATTATAGCCAATTGTAAATATAAAAGCAGACCACCAAGATTTAGAATTTAACAATGTTATTTGAAGGGATTTCTCACCTCTTCATCACCATCCTCCTCCTCAAACTCTCCACCTTCCTCTACTAACTGCTCTTCCTCCCCGGTCTCTCCGTTATCATCTTCATCTGCATCATCATCCTCCCCTTGTTCATGCCCATCAATCTCTCCCTCCGTGCTCGTCAACCGCCCTGTACTCTCCGGCTCTGCCAAATCCCCTTCATCATTGTCCACCTCCTCTTCCTCGTCATCTTCATCATCGTCGTCATCGTCGTCATCCTCATCATACTCAACCCCATCTTCCTCATCATCACTATCCTCAATCTCATGAACTTCCACCACATCGTCATCCTCGCCATCCTCATCGATTTCCTCACCAGAATCATTCTCATCATCCTCATCGGgctcctcctcatcctcatcgCCATCTTCACCAGCCGCAGCAAATCGAAACCCGTTCTCGGCCGGGTGATTTGTTCCGTTCACTCTGCCTGCAGTCACCGTCTCCTCCTCATCCGCATCACTCTCTTCATCCTCACCAACATCCACAACTCCCTCAACCGCCTCACTATGCCCATTGGTCATTTCAAACGGCCGCTCCTCACCGTCGATTTCACCACTCCCAGGATCATCCTCCTcgtcctcttcctcctcctcctcgtcgTCAGATTCCGGCCTCTCGTTCTCATCCGCGTCCATCTTATCCAAATACTTCAACGATTTTATCAATCCAAAAACCCTAGATCGATAATCCTTGACGTGCGTGACCGGACACTCATACAGATCAAGCGAGACAAGCCTCAGCTGAGCGAGCGGCGCAAGATCTTCAACCTGCTGAATCCGATTGTTCGAGAGGTCGAGGTCCCTCAGCGAGTCGAGTCCggcttcaacgaggaattcaaGGCCTCCGGCGATTCTGTTATCGGAGAGGATGAGCTTCTGGAGATTTTGAAGCCTCGGGAACTGCTCCAGGGATGAAACACCGACGTTTGCGATCGAGAGGTGCTGAAGGTTCTGGAACTTCTCTAGAAGGCTCGGAGGGGGCAGGCGACCCTGGACGCACTTAACGGCGCCGTCTAGGGTTAGGGCTCGAGCCGCGGCGTGGTCCGTCTGACCCTCTAACGCTGTCTCAACAGCTCGCTCCCAGATCTCGTCCATCAATTCGAAACCCTAATTTATCTCATACAAAGAACAAATATACGaattttacccctaacttttcttttcttatatatatattttgtgcaAAATCAACGGAGGTACGATTTTTCAATCCCCAGGAAGAACAAAACAGTAACCCTAGATTTATCCCCAAATCATAGATTCGAAGATCAAAACGACACGAATTCTAATCGTTTTCTCCCTCTCTGAACCGccttaaaaccctaatttatgtACGGACTCTTCTTCTGCAAGTAGGAGATGCTTCAGGAACAAAAACAACAGGAAAAAGGCCCAAAAATGAAATTCCACtctctacctctctctctctctctctactttctctctcctaTTCGGATTGGGCGGTGGGTGACTCGGGATAAACCTCTAGATTGGGCTCGTTAGTATTCGGTCTCCGTGGCTAGGGTTCGTGGGGCTGAACCTACCAGTATCGAAAAATAAGTGGGCCGTTCGATCACGAAGACGCGGATCGGTGACGTGTACAAATGGAAGGTGGAGATTGTAGTTTGTTGTGTTTGTTTGTATGGGGGAGACAGAGgggagagagattgagagagagaagatTTCGGCTCCGCATGAAACACACGTCACTGCTGAGGGAAATATCGTGGAGGTTACAGAAATTGCCCATGTGATCTGACCAAATTACGGGATTGCCACAATGCTTCGTGACGAACGATTTGTGTTTCGTGTCGTAATTTCCACgctgcttttgtttgttttgtttctatctATTTATCTACGATTTGCGTTTTGTGGTAAAAAGGAGACATAATCTTTGAGTTTGAGCTTTTTAAATtagaggcagattgtctgcttGTCGTGtccttttaatttctttttatttttgcaattACGGTTAAATTACGTTAAtagtttatatttattttattttttatcttattatctttattaaaaatttaatataaaatattgacgtcgTTTCGCATAAATAAGATGAGATATGAAGGACAAGGtaacaggagggcagacaatctccCTCCTTCTAGATTTAACGTCGTGTAATATGATTTTGTATTTTCAATTGATAAAAGTGTGACATGAGTCGGAGTAATATGAGCAAAATATGAATCATATCACACAATTGATATGGATATGACATGAATATGATGAGGACAGAAGTTGAAAATTTGATACTAGTTTTTGTCtattatgtattattatttttggacAACCGTAATAGGAATATCTAATGCTTAGCCCCGAGTTAGAGAGTCATTTTTTGTAACTTAGATAGATTTAAGGTACATTATcttattgtttaaaaaaaaaatttactagaTTTGGATAATGGAAAATATGGTAATGGCAGAAAATCTGTTTTATGATCGGTTTCCATTTTACTTTCAATTTTCATGTTCAACCAATCTACTCATACggaagaaaatatttcaaacgAGGCTTTACTCTCAATAATAGCTCATAGATATCATAGAATTATGATTATTGCATAAGATCTGTGGGTTTGTATGGATGTATTTTTAGAATGgttgaaagcgtttttggtcAAAACATTGTTAGAactaaggtaccgtttggtacgtgggatgggACGGGATGAAACCGGACGAGctgttccgtcccacgtttggtgcgcctaaaaactgTGGAACGGGTTGTCCCATGGGACGAAATTTGGCTAATTTTTCGTTCCACATCTTCCCCCTGGAACGACcggttccacatccgtggaacacaaatttataacattttatgacaaaatttctccttatctttttcaatatttacatcatctgttccgtcccgtctgcataccaaacggtacctaactCTTAGTTAAAATGTCAGTGAATCCTATAAAAGTACTTAAATTACTTTTTGGAAAAAACACATAATTGATGCTTCTTGtaagaagcacttcaagtgcttttgaaaaccaaaaacattttcCTCTAAAAGTGTTGTCAATCATTTCAgaaacacttccaaacgagcccttACTTTTTTATTCGTTTCTACTATTACCCTCAATTTTCATTTTCGACCAATTCACTCATTCTCCATGTCTTACCTTTTACTGCATTTTAACTTCCAACACGTGCATAACATGTGACCTTCCAGGGTTGTATTATGCAAATTTATCCTGAGCAAATGAAGCGAGTCTACACAATTCAAGTTTCTAATTGCTCATTGGTTGAATCAGAATTATGGTTGGCAATGCCAATTCCAACCCCCATATAGAAGCTTCAATTTTGCAAGTAAAGGATACAAGGCTGTTAAGGAAAGCTGTGAATTTTTTGGGACTGAAATCCAACACAAAAATCATGTTACAAAGCGGATGCAGATCATAAAACTTTGCATATCGACATCGATATCTCTGTCAAATATTTCCAAGTGATTCAAATAATATCGAAATAGTTAAAAATTTGAATAAGGTTCAAATAATATCGACAGATATATCAAATATCGATATCGGTTGCTTTTAATAGaaattatgaacatttaaaataaaacttaagGGACTGTCAAATATTCGTTTGATGAAATATAAAAGTTTCTCCGATATTTAACAGATGTCTTGGAAATATGGACGATATATATCGATTTTAACCTAAACTTAAGAGTTTCTCCTATATGAGGTGACTTCACCCCCCATTTCCATATCTTTCTCTGATTTTTTGGATATTTCCATGGAAATATCGACCGTATCgaaaaaatttaaacattaggTATAACCAGGTGCTAACTTCGACGACACCACATGCATAACATGGAGAAGAGACTGATGAAGATGGGCACCGAAACTGCCTGGTAACTGAATATGCACCTAAAGTTGGGAGGTGGTGGTTTAAAATGTGAGGTGGAGTTTGAGTACTAGTAAGACCCTTTAAGTCTTTATTCATCTTCAGTTCCAACTGTTGGTTAGGCTGTTGGTTAGGTTGTGGCTCACCGATGTCCATTCCTTCCATTCCATTTTGATACTCATTTCTTGCTGCCTTCAGACCAGAAATCCCGTAAGGAACTTGGGGTTGCAAGAAAGTAGTTGAATGATTCAGCGCACCTTGAGAATTACCTTTAACGCTCATACTCATCTTTAGGCATGGGTGGTGCATTCAGTTGGCCTTTTAGAGATCAATACCATCAAACCCTTGCATATTAATACTCAGTAATTCTACGTTGTGCATGGACATTAAATGAACATGCATTAACCCTAATCTCTTGTATACAAGGTTGACAAACCTGACCTAAATTCGCAGCCACCTTTAGCACTTGAAGAGTTAACAACACCGCTCCCACCTTCCGATTGATTGATCGTTGCTTGATCGATTCTTGCTTTCTTCACTTTGATTCTTCAATACTtcttctccgatctctcttaATCGTTTCAATTCTTCGATTATGTTTCTTGATTGCGTCATGGCTCCTCAATTTGAATCACCACCGACTGGATCGTCTTCTCCAATTCTTTATCTTTCGatctaaaaccctaattcttcttttaattccACTCATCTAAATTCGTATACTTCTCTTACGATTCACAACATTGGCAGTATGGTGCCAATTAAACTGAAAAGCTTCAACTATCTTTCATGGCGTGCGATGTTTGCTCCCATTTTCAGGCACAATAAGCTTCTTGGCGTCATTGATAGAACTGAAATTTGTCCACCGCCTTTCTTGCCTGATCGTTTGATGAATCCTGCTTTTGAGGAATGGTATGAAAAAGATCAAAATCTTTTGATCTGGTTAAATTCCATATTTTCTGAAGAAATCATCTCATTCATAGTTGGGGTTTCATCATCTCGAGAGCTTTGGGTGAAGCTTGAACAAAGTTTTGGTGGTGTTTCAGAGGCTAACATTCATCAATTGCGATCGCGACTTCAATCGATTCAGAAATGATCAAATTTCATCTTTGTCTATCTTCAACAAATCAAAGAAATTGCAAATTCCTTACACGCCATTAGCGTTTTAGTATCCGATCGTGATCTTATTGCTGCCACCCTACATGGTTTGCCTGATGAATTTGAGTCCTTCATTGATTCCATCATGCCTCGCATGTCCTCTACGTCTCCTGATGAACTCCACGGCCTCTTACTCACTAAGGAACTTTCTATGGCTCGATGGAAGAATGTCACCTCAGCTTCTGCCACTGAACCATTTCAGGCTTTCTCGGTGCAGTCTCAGCCTCATCTACTTCCTACTTCATCTGCCTTTGCTGCTCAGTCTCAACCACTTCATTCTGCATCTAGATACAACTCAAATCGTGGCAAACTTCCTCGGGGTAACTTCTTATCTAATCGGGGCAATCGTAATTTTCAAAATCATCGTGGCAGCTTCACCAACAATCGTGGCAATCAGAACTATTAAGGCTCTCATAATAATCCAGGTTCTTCCACCTTCAAAGCACCATGTCAAATATGTGGTTCTACCAGTTATAAGGCGATTGCCTGTTTCGATCGTATGAATCTGGACATTTGTGGTCACATTCTTTTGGCCAAACTTGCTGCAATGTGTATGCATCACTCTGCCAAACCATCTCAGGCTTGGTTAATTGATTATGGCATCACCGCCCACATCACCAATGATGTTGCTAATATTTCTTCTCCTACTCCCTACACTGGAAATGACAAAGTGTATATTGGAGATGGTAAAGGTTTGTCCATTCATAATGTTGGTTTATCATCTCTGCACACTCCTCATACTTTCTTTAAGCTGCGAAATGTTTTCCATGTTCCTCACATGAAACATAATCTCTTGTCTGCTTATCAATTTCTTAAGGATAATGATTGTTCATTGACACTTGACCTTATGGATTCATTGTCAAGGATCGTATTTTGAGGATGATGCTTTTGCGGGGACTAGTTAAAGATGGATTCTATCCACTTCAAAGTTCCAGCCCTTCTCCTACCACTTTACATTCTGCTTTCCTCATTCATCCATTTTTCGCAGGGCAATATCTACTAATAATCTTGCAGTGCAAGGCAAGTCTACTGTTGAATTTTTCTGTTCAGATTGTGCATTAGCTAAGAACCACAAGCTTCCCTTTGGAATGGCTTATTCAACAACAACTCAAAATCTTCAACTTTTGCACTGTGATTTGTGGGGACCTACCTCTGTTACATCTAGTAGTGGTTTTAAGTATTACTTACTACTTGTTGATGATTTTAGCAAATATAGCTGGTTCTTTCCCTTGAAGTCAAAATCTGATTTATTTTCTACATTTGTTGTCTTTAAAAGCTATGTAAAAAATTTACTTGGTAATAAATCAAAGTGTTGCGTTCAGATTCAGAGGGTGAGCTCACTGGTCATTCTTTTGCATCATTTCTCAGTGTACATGGTATACTACATCAATTTAGTTGTCCACATACTCTTGAACAAAATGACTATGCTAAGAGAAAGCACAGACATCTTGTTGAGACAACTCGGACTTTGCTTGTTGTTTCTCATGTCCCTAATGTCTTTTGGGTTGAAGCCTTCTCCACTGCCATATATCTTATTAATCGTATTCCAATCTCTGGCATTACCAAGTCAACTTGGGGAAATTCTTTTCAATCAGTATCCGAATTATTCCAAACTCAAAATATTTGGTTGCCAACGCTTTCCATGGCTTAAACCTTATGTTCATAGCAAATTGGATGCTAAAAACAAATGTTGTGTATTTTTGGGATATAGTCTCCAACATAAAGGATATAGGTGTTTTGACCCTATTGCCAATCGAGTCTATATATCACGACATGTGGTTTTTTATGAAGGCACTTACCCTTTTTCAATCACTGCAGCTTCACCAATTTAGTTCAAAAAGTGTTTCTCCAGTATATTATCCTTCTCTGGATCTTTATTGACACGCcctgaccctgatattccccgaataccagggtagacacgtgctggccgacacccaatgcctgctccgtggtctctgcgcccgtaaCCAAAGATTACTAACTCTCGGCCTAATACCTGCTCCATGTCCCTctgcccgtagctagggattatttctcccggcctaaatgccaacactagatcctcgccccaggcggcataatgtctactaggtacgcacaaatagttacgcctctcataaataaccacttcatagtataaagtcatccatcgtctatactataaagaggggtttcgaaaacgtgttctagcatcctatcgtcatccatcggataaTCTACCAGtttatggtttttatagaaaatatgatatattaaaatatagttcAAAATAGGCTAACAAATATTTCCTCACCAAAACATGAGACGAAATCAATAAATTCAATAAACAGGCTTAACATCAATCGAATCATAAATTCGTAGGCATGCTAaacatttatgcaattaaattataaaatcatgtaattttagaaaggGTCAACTCATAGTACTTAGCCGCCAAAAGctgcgccactagcgaagacggaaacgtcacaataattgtCCCTAAgtacaaaaatgtacaatttatcaaactacccaactatagaatttcaagaattggaaatgggtattgggtttggatccggattagggtttaggtttaaataggattaggatctattgggttttgggtttagggtCCTAAGGTTAAAGGGTTTACGTTATAAAGGGTTTTAGGGTGAAGAAAaggggtttgggcttaaacACACATGCACGGCATGCATGGCATgcatatacacacacgcacacatgcacttaaacatacacacacacacacctaaacacacacacacacacacataaggCCCTAAGGCCTCATTAAAGGATTGGGCTTAGAGCCCCTTTAAAGAAACCAGTCCAAGGCTCTTTTAAAAATAAGGCTCGAGGCCTTTGGgttttaaaaacaaataacaaaatttaaaaaccaaaaaggtTGGGGTTTTGGGCTAAGGTGCAACGGGCTTAAGGCCCGTGGGGGAGGGAAGGCCGGATGGCCTGGTTGCCGAGAAAGAAGAAGGTTGAAGCTGCTACAGCTCCGGTCATCTGAAAACATAAGCTTTAAGCTCCGATCTAAGTACGAACATGAAGAACAAGGTGAGGGGAGGAGATTGCTACCTTCCAATAACCATAACACGGTTGGAGGTGACCGGAAAAGCCCTCGAAATGCACGGGTTCGCGGGAAAATGGGTGTGCTTACCCAAATCGTTTCCAAGGCAAAACCTACGtaaaaagggaaaaacaaaacacaaccaagCATTATGCTAGGAACGAGAATGAGGGATTCGAGACTTACCCCAacggaaaaaggaaagaaagttcACCGGAGCTTTGCTCCGTGCCGTCGAGTTCACAGAAACAGAGTCCTAGGCTTGTGGCGAGCCTCTCCTGATGGTGACACTGTCCTAGTGAGTccagggggagagagagatgcgagaggttgagggagagagatacaTGGGAGAGCTGAGAGAGCTACGTGAGAGAGAGACGAAGAAAAAGGAAGTCTCAGGGGTAGGGGACAGAGAGAGGGAAAAGTAAGAGGGTTAGAtgactgccacgtggcagttgGGGGTGGAAATAACAAATAATGTAATTATTTGGGGGTGGTTGTAACATTTAGTTTAGCAAGTATACTCAACATTATCCCACTAGTGATGCATCTCCAACTCCACAGTGCACTTCTCCACTTATCACTACTAGCAAGAGTTCATCCCTAACTCTAAGTACTTATAATCCTGTCTTTATTTAAGAACGTTCTGTTTTGCCAACAACTGAGGCAAGTCATCTTCCCATTTTTGGAAATACGTATCCTATGATTACAAGATCTAAAGCAGGGATTTACAAGCCTAAGGCTTATGCAGCAACCAAGGATCCACTCCCAGTTGACCTTGAATTTGTTCCAAGCACCTATTTGCAGGCATCAAAGTATGCACACTGGAAAGCTGCCATGCAGGATCAATACAATGCATTATTGTCTACAAGAActtggtttttagtttcttcCCATCCTTATCAAAATGTAGTAGGCTGCAAGTGGGTGTTTCGTATTAAGAAAAAGCCTGATGGCACTGTTGATCAGTACAAAGTTCGACTAGTGGCAAAGGGCTTCCATCAGTAAGAAGGAATTGATTTTCAAGAAACCTTCAGTCTAGTTGCTAAACCGGTTACAATTTAGATCCTTCTTACCTTTGTTGTTCAGTACAATTGATTTTTAAACCAATTAGACATTAgcaatgcatttcttcatggtgaTT encodes the following:
- the LOC126583222 gene encoding acidic leucine-rich nuclear phosphoprotein 32-related protein-like, yielding MDEIWERAVETALEGQTDHAAARALTLDGAVKCVQGRLPPPSLLEKFQNLQHLSIANVGVSSLEQFPRLQNLQKLILSDNRIAGGLEFLVEAGLDSLRDLDLSNNRIQQVEDLAPLAQLRLVSLDLYECPVTHVKDYRSRVFGLIKSLKYLDKMDADENERPESDDEEEEEEDEEDDPGSGEIDGEERPFEMTNGHSEAVEGVVDVGEDEESDADEEETVTAGRVNGTNHPAENGFRFAAAGEDGDEDEEEPDEDDENDSGEEIDEDGEDDDVVEVHEIEDSDDEEDGVEYDEDDDDDDDDEDDEEEEVDNDEGDLAEPESTGRLTSTEGEIDGHEQGEDDDADEDDNGETGEEEQLVEEGGEFEEEDGDEEEEDYGAGYLVQPVAQAEEEDAGGSDMDPGNDEGDGVEEEVEDEEDDKVQVLPPSSSSQPKRKRGGDADSDDNGEDDEEDDDVVEYSKSSKKHR